The DNA window CAAACAAAATCTCGAGTTGATCGAGCGATTAATTTCCGCTGAATTCGGTGTCGATCTTTGGGTTCTTCCAGAACTTTGCACGACCGGCTATCTGTTTGCTTCCGCCGAGGAAGCTTCATCGCTTGCGGAAGAATTCCCAGCGGGCAGAACTGCCCGTCGCATCGCCGAATTATCCGCCAATTCAAACATGGCGATTGTCTTGGGCGTAGCCGAAAAACTCGGCTACGCGACATATAACTCAGCCGTTGTTTTCGATAAGGGCGACTTTATCGGCTCTTACCGGAAAATCCATTTGTTCGCCGATGAAAAACGTTGGTTTTTGCCGGGATTTGAAGTCCCGAAAATATTCTCGGTAGGCGACGTCAAAATCGGCGTCATGATCTGTTTCGACTGGATTTTCCCGGAAATAGCGCGGACACTGGCGCTCGCCGGAGCGCAAATCATCGCTCATCCCGCAAATCTGGTTCTTCCCTTTTGCCAAGATGCGATGGTAACGCGAAGCCTTGAAAACGGTGTTTTTACCGCAACAGCTAACCGCGTCGGCACCG is part of the Candidatus Marinimicrobia bacterium CG08_land_8_20_14_0_20_45_22 genome and encodes:
- a CDS encoding acyltransferase, with the translated sequence MKIGICQFAPILGEIKQNLELIERLISAEFGVDLWVLPELCTTGYLFASAEEASSLAEEFPAGRTARRIAELSANSNMAIVLGVAEKLGYATYNSAVVFDKGDFIGSYRKIHLFADEKRWFLPGFEVPKIFSVGDVKIGVMICFDWIFPEIARTLALAGAQIIAHPANLVLPFCQDAMVTRSLENGVFTATANRVGTERRPNQTFTFTGKSQVIDPMGKRLVSLPSDSQKVAVVEIDPGEALDKNFNPINHLFNDRKPELYRT